A section of the Streptomyces sp. NBC_01591 genome encodes:
- a CDS encoding M20 family metallopeptidase has product MTAIATALEAGLPGLLADIEELVRTESPSDDLAAVADCARVVAKIGTRLTGAAPEWIDGSGRPALRWRFGSGDRVLLLGHFDTVWPVGSLAGHPFEVAGGRLTGPGCFDMKAGVVQLFHALSALDDLDRVSVLLTGDEEIGAPTSRTLIEAEARRTRAVLVLEASEGGALKTARKGMSGYELTIAGRAAHAGLEPHKGVNTTTELAHQVLALSALADPAAGTTVTPTVASSGTTRNTVPDAARLMVDVRVGTAAEQDRVDRAVHGLRPVLDGASLRFSGGPNRPPLPTSASAELFELARGHYAELGFGPLRGVAVGGGSDGNLTAGVGTPTLDGLGAVGGGAHADDEHVVVAELPRRAALVASLVASLLRVSPTAVPGKVGP; this is encoded by the coding sequence ATGACCGCGATCGCCACCGCCCTGGAGGCCGGGCTGCCGGGCCTGCTGGCCGACATCGAGGAGCTGGTCCGCACCGAGTCGCCCAGTGACGACCTGGCCGCGGTCGCCGACTGCGCCCGCGTCGTCGCGAAGATCGGCACCCGGCTGACCGGCGCGGCACCCGAGTGGATCGACGGCTCGGGGCGGCCCGCCCTGCGCTGGCGCTTCGGCTCCGGCGACCGGGTGCTGCTGCTCGGCCACTTCGACACGGTGTGGCCGGTGGGTTCCCTGGCCGGCCACCCCTTCGAGGTCGCCGGGGGCCGGCTCACCGGACCCGGCTGCTTCGACATGAAGGCCGGCGTGGTGCAGCTGTTCCACGCCCTGTCGGCGCTGGACGACCTGGACAGGGTCTCGGTCCTGCTCACCGGCGACGAGGAGATCGGCGCCCCGACCTCGCGCACCCTGATCGAGGCCGAGGCCCGCCGTACCCGGGCCGTACTCGTCCTGGAGGCGAGCGAGGGCGGGGCGCTGAAGACCGCGCGCAAGGGGATGTCCGGCTACGAGCTGACCATCGCCGGACGCGCCGCGCACGCAGGTCTGGAACCCCACAAGGGCGTCAACACGACCACCGAACTGGCCCACCAGGTCCTCGCGTTGTCCGCACTCGCCGATCCGGCGGCCGGTACCACGGTCACGCCGACCGTGGCCTCCTCCGGCACCACACGCAACACGGTGCCCGACGCGGCCCGGCTGATGGTCGACGTACGCGTCGGGACGGCCGCCGAACAGGACCGGGTGGACCGTGCCGTGCACGGCCTCCGGCCGGTGCTCGACGGCGCCTCGCTCAGGTTCTCCGGCGGCCCGAACAGGCCGCCGCTGCCGACGAGCGCGTCGGCCGAACTCTTCGAACTCGCCCGCGGCCACTACGCGGAGCTGGGCTTCGGCCCACTGCGCGGCGTGGCGGTCGGCGGCGGCTCCGACGGCAACCTCACCGCCGGAGTGGGCACACCCACGCTCGACGGCCTGGGGGCCGTGGGCGGCGGGGCACACGCGGACGACGAGCATGTGGTCGTCGCCGAACTGCCCCGCCGCGCGGCACTCGTCGCCTCCCTGGTGGCCTCGCTGCTGCGCGTTTCGCCGACGGCCGTCCCCGGCAAGGTGGGACCGTGA
- a CDS encoding GNAT family N-acetyltransferase — MNAVQAAAATAAADLAAQRAGVTIRELHGLDEMHEACRVLDRIWRPDPGNPLITPELLRVFAHSGSYVVGVDRGGRMVGFCLGFLASAGLHSHIAGVDDSVRGRNVGFAVKQHQRAWALARSITTVTWTFDPLISRNAYFNLAKLGAEPSEYLADFYGAMQDEVNAGTETDRLMVRWELTGEHAVGSAAGARHTVTADGAGPRAVVGLDAKPDGRPVVGRRDGATVLVRIPAEAEELRRTDPPLAREWRYALREVLGGLMAEGHTVTGFTRDGWYVIDRRQESQA; from the coding sequence GTGAACGCTGTGCAGGCGGCTGCCGCGACGGCCGCCGCGGACCTGGCCGCGCAGCGTGCGGGCGTCACCATCAGGGAACTGCACGGGCTGGACGAGATGCACGAGGCCTGCCGGGTGCTCGACCGGATCTGGCGGCCCGATCCCGGAAACCCGCTGATCACCCCGGAACTGCTGCGGGTCTTCGCGCACTCCGGCAGCTATGTCGTCGGGGTCGACCGGGGCGGCCGGATGGTCGGCTTCTGCCTGGGCTTCCTGGCCAGCGCCGGACTGCACTCGCACATCGCCGGGGTGGACGACAGCGTCCGCGGCCGCAATGTCGGCTTCGCGGTCAAACAGCACCAGCGGGCCTGGGCGCTGGCCCGCTCCATCACCACCGTCACCTGGACCTTCGACCCGCTGATCAGCCGCAACGCCTACTTCAACCTGGCCAAACTGGGCGCGGAACCGAGCGAGTACCTGGCCGACTTCTACGGTGCCATGCAGGACGAGGTCAACGCCGGGACCGAGACGGACCGGCTGATGGTCCGCTGGGAGCTGACCGGCGAGCACGCCGTCGGATCCGCCGCGGGCGCACGCCACACCGTCACAGCCGACGGCGCGGGCCCCCGCGCCGTGGTCGGACTGGACGCCAAACCCGACGGCCGCCCCGTCGTCGGGCGCCGGGACGGCGCCACCGTCCTGGTCCGGATCCCCGCAGAGGCCGAGGAACTGCGCCGGACCGACCCGCCCCTGGCCCGCGAATGGCGGTACGCGCTGCGCGAGGTACTCGGCGGCCTGATGGCCGAGGGGCACACCGTCACCGGATTCACCCGGGACGGCTGGTACGTGATCGACAGACGTCAGGAGAGTCAGGCATGA
- the menC gene encoding o-succinylbenzoate synthase, protein MKLVGVELRRIAMPLVAPFRTSFATMTTREILLVRVETEDHEGYGECVTMADPLYSSEYTAAAADVLRGYLVPALAALPALDPWAVAPALAAFKGHRMAKAALETAVLDAWLRAHDLSMGQWLGATAERVPAGVSVGIMDSVPALLDTVDGYLSEGYLRIKLKIEPGWDVAPVRAVRERFGDDVQLQVDANTAYTLADAAQLARLDPYGLLLIEQPLDEEDIRGHAELARQVRTPICLDESIVSARSAADAIALGACSVVNIKPGRVGGYLEARRIHDVCAANGVPVWCGGMLETGLGRAANVALAALPGFTLPGDTSASDRYYRTDITEPFVLRDGHLDVPHGPGLGIDPIPGQLAEVTESTEWLGR, encoded by the coding sequence ATGAAGCTCGTCGGTGTGGAACTGCGCCGGATCGCGATGCCGCTGGTCGCACCGTTCCGGACCTCGTTCGCCACGATGACCACCCGGGAGATCCTGCTGGTCAGGGTCGAGACCGAGGACCACGAGGGCTACGGCGAATGCGTCACCATGGCCGATCCGCTGTACTCCTCGGAGTACACCGCGGCCGCGGCGGACGTGCTGCGCGGCTACCTCGTACCCGCGCTCGCCGCCCTGCCGGCGCTCGACCCGTGGGCGGTCGCCCCGGCACTGGCCGCGTTCAAGGGCCACCGGATGGCCAAGGCCGCACTGGAGACGGCGGTCCTCGACGCGTGGCTGCGCGCCCATGATCTGTCGATGGGCCAGTGGCTGGGTGCGACGGCCGAACGGGTACCGGCCGGGGTGTCGGTCGGCATCATGGACTCGGTCCCCGCACTGCTCGACACCGTCGACGGCTATCTGTCCGAGGGCTATCTGCGGATCAAGCTGAAGATCGAGCCCGGCTGGGACGTGGCACCCGTTCGCGCGGTCCGGGAACGCTTCGGCGACGACGTACAGCTCCAGGTGGACGCCAACACCGCGTACACCCTTGCAGACGCCGCACAGCTGGCCCGGCTCGACCCGTACGGGTTGCTGCTGATCGAACAGCCCCTGGACGAGGAGGACATCCGGGGCCACGCGGAACTCGCCCGGCAGGTGCGCACCCCCATCTGCCTGGACGAGTCCATCGTGTCCGCCCGCTCGGCGGCCGACGCCATCGCGCTGGGCGCCTGCTCGGTCGTCAACATCAAGCCGGGGCGGGTCGGCGGCTATCTGGAAGCCCGGCGGATCCACGACGTGTGTGCCGCGAACGGCGTGCCCGTCTGGTGCGGAGGGATGCTGGAGACCGGCCTCGGCCGGGCCGCCAACGTCGCCCTTGCCGCACTGCCCGGCTTCACCCTGCCCGGCGACACGTCCGCTTCCGACCGCTACTACCGGACCGACATCACCGAGCCGTTCGTGCTGAGGGACGGCCATCTCGACGTGCCGCACGGACCCGGCCTCGGAATCGATCCGATCCCCGGGCAACTGGCCGAGGTCACCGAGTCGACGGAATGGCTCGGCCGATGA
- a CDS encoding PucR family transcriptional regulator: MTEQPRAVLGRILNDLGSTLIEVVAGEADPARTVTGVLIQDPLDEPARLPGAVVLGVGVYGAGPVAALVDRAAGLGAAAVVVRSPVPVDGPVSEAAARTGLTVLGLTPGASWAQVAALLRSLLAVDELGTVGGPDEADGAEPLAGDLFALANATAGLLDGPVTVEDRSGRVLAFSSRQDEGDNDRIATVLDRQVPAEKLRALEERGAFQALYRKEEPVYVDGISDKPRVAIAVRAGGEILGSIWVVVDGPLSADRTKALQEAAKVAALHLLRRRTGEDAERRLRADLLATVLEGGTHAPQAAVRLGLSAQPACVLALAVTGEQYEPDRVAAGHRVAEALTLHLAAIHPRTATATLGGVTYAVLPTSSDEQGLRVAEAFLGRIGGRVPAVIGIGRLAARPVELRRSRADADRALRVLGSGRTQRRAARLSDVYAASLLEELTDRMAADDDLPDGPVIRLRAYDAQHNTALTDSLDAWLSTFGDVAAAAAAVHIHPNTFRYRLKRLALVAGIDLDDPEARFEAMLQLRLRPPYS; encoded by the coding sequence ATGACGGAGCAGCCACGGGCCGTGCTCGGCCGGATCCTCAACGATCTCGGGTCGACGTTGATCGAAGTGGTGGCCGGGGAAGCCGACCCGGCCCGCACCGTCACCGGGGTGCTGATCCAGGACCCCCTGGACGAGCCGGCGAGGCTGCCCGGCGCGGTGGTGCTGGGCGTCGGGGTGTACGGCGCCGGGCCGGTCGCCGCCCTGGTCGACCGGGCCGCCGGGCTCGGTGCGGCGGCCGTGGTGGTCCGGTCCCCGGTCCCGGTGGACGGCCCCGTGTCCGAGGCGGCCGCCCGCACCGGCCTGACCGTGCTCGGCCTGACCCCCGGCGCGTCCTGGGCGCAGGTGGCCGCACTGCTGCGCTCGCTGCTCGCGGTCGACGAACTGGGCACAGTGGGCGGCCCCGACGAGGCCGACGGCGCCGAGCCGCTCGCCGGTGACCTGTTCGCCCTGGCCAACGCGACGGCCGGACTGCTGGACGGCCCGGTCACCGTGGAGGACCGCAGCGGGCGGGTGCTGGCCTTCTCCAGCCGGCAGGACGAGGGCGACAACGACCGGATCGCAACCGTCCTCGACCGCCAGGTGCCCGCCGAGAAACTGCGCGCCTTGGAAGAACGCGGCGCCTTCCAGGCCCTCTACCGGAAGGAGGAACCCGTCTATGTGGACGGCATCTCGGACAAGCCCCGGGTCGCGATCGCCGTCCGCGCCGGCGGCGAGATCCTCGGCTCGATCTGGGTCGTGGTCGACGGACCGCTGAGCGCGGACCGGACGAAGGCGCTCCAGGAGGCGGCGAAGGTGGCCGCCCTGCATCTGCTGCGCCGCCGCACCGGCGAGGACGCCGAACGCCGGCTGCGCGCGGATCTGCTCGCCACCGTCCTGGAGGGCGGTACGCACGCACCGCAGGCCGCCGTACGGCTCGGCCTTTCCGCGCAGCCCGCCTGCGTACTGGCGCTCGCGGTGACCGGCGAGCAGTACGAGCCCGACCGGGTGGCCGCGGGCCACCGCGTCGCCGAGGCGCTGACCCTGCACCTGGCCGCGATCCACCCCCGTACCGCCACGGCCACACTCGGCGGAGTCACCTACGCCGTCCTGCCCACGAGTTCGGACGAACAGGGGCTACGGGTGGCCGAGGCGTTCCTCGGCCGCATCGGCGGCCGGGTGCCCGCCGTCATCGGAATCGGCCGCCTCGCCGCCCGCCCGGTGGAACTGCGCCGTTCGCGCGCCGACGCGGACCGTGCGCTGCGGGTCCTCGGCTCCGGCCGCACACAGCGCAGGGCCGCCCGCCTGTCTGACGTCTACGCCGCCTCGCTGCTGGAGGAGCTGACGGACCGGATGGCCGCCGACGACGACCTGCCGGACGGCCCCGTCATACGGCTGCGCGCCTACGACGCCCAGCACAACACCGCCCTCACGGACTCCCTGGACGCCTGGCTGAGCACCTTCGGCGATGTGGCCGCCGCCGCTGCCGCCGTACACATCCACCCCAACACCTTCCGCTACCGGCTCAAGCGGCTGGCCCTGGTCGCGGGCATCGATCTCGACGACCCGGAGGCGAGATTCGAAGCGATGCTGCAACTGCGGCTGAGGCCGCCGTACTCCTGA
- a CDS encoding nitroreductase family deazaflavin-dependent oxidoreductase: MPLQGEYEPSPEQWVRDQVELFESSGGTEGNTMRGMPVIVLTTRGARSGRIRKTPLMRVEHNGTYAVVASQGGAPKHPVWYHNIVADPRVELQDGPVRQDMNAREATGEEKDLWWQRAVKAFPDYADYQLKTERQIPVLVLEPASGQH, translated from the coding sequence ATGCCTCTCCAGGGAGAGTACGAGCCGAGCCCCGAGCAGTGGGTCCGCGATCAGGTCGAGCTGTTCGAGAGCTCCGGCGGCACCGAGGGAAACACGATGCGGGGCATGCCCGTCATCGTCCTCACCACCCGCGGGGCCAGGAGCGGAAGGATCCGCAAGACCCCGCTGATGAGGGTCGAGCACAACGGCACGTACGCCGTGGTCGCCTCGCAGGGCGGCGCCCCGAAGCACCCCGTCTGGTACCACAACATCGTGGCCGACCCCCGGGTGGAACTCCAGGACGGCCCGGTCCGCCAGGACATGAACGCCCGCGAGGCCACCGGCGAGGAGAAGGACCTGTGGTGGCAGCGCGCGGTCAAGGCGTTCCCCGACTACGCCGACTACCAGCTCAAGACCGAGCGGCAGATCCCGGTCCTCGTCCTCGAACCGGCGTCCGGGCAGCACTGA
- a CDS encoding flavodoxin family protein, with translation MPPPGPSDDAYRFDDLRALYVNCTLKRSPEISNTEGLIDRSRAVMAERGVSTEVVRAVDHDIATGVWPDMREHGWKTDAWPALYEKVMAADILVLCGPIWLGDNSSVMKRVVERLYACSSILNDKDQYAYYGRAGGCLITGNEDGVKHCAMNVLYSLQHLGYTIPPQADAGWIGEAGPGPSYLDPGSGGPENDFTNRNTSFMAWNLMHLAAMLRRANGIPAHGNQRSAWDAGCRPDYPNPEHR, from the coding sequence ATGCCGCCGCCCGGCCCCTCCGACGACGCCTACCGCTTCGACGACCTGCGTGCGCTGTACGTCAACTGCACCCTCAAGCGCTCCCCGGAGATCAGCAATACGGAGGGGCTGATCGACCGCAGCCGCGCGGTGATGGCTGAGCGCGGCGTCAGCACGGAGGTGGTCCGGGCCGTCGACCACGACATCGCAACCGGCGTCTGGCCGGACATGAGGGAGCACGGCTGGAAGACGGACGCCTGGCCCGCGCTGTACGAGAAGGTGATGGCGGCCGACATCCTGGTGCTGTGCGGGCCCATCTGGCTGGGCGACAACAGCTCGGTGATGAAGCGGGTCGTCGAGCGCCTCTACGCCTGCTCCAGCATCCTCAACGACAAGGACCAGTACGCGTACTACGGCCGGGCCGGTGGCTGTCTGATCACCGGGAACGAGGACGGGGTCAAGCACTGTGCCATGAACGTGCTCTACAGCCTCCAGCACCTGGGCTACACGATCCCGCCGCAGGCCGACGCGGGCTGGATCGGGGAGGCGGGGCCCGGCCCGTCGTATCTGGACCCCGGGTCGGGTGGTCCGGAGAACGACTTCACCAACCGCAACACCTCGTTCATGGCCTGGAACCTGATGCACCTCGCCGCGATGCTGAGGCGTGCGAACGGCATCCCGGCCCACGGCAACCAGCGCTCTGCGTGGGATGCGGGCTGCCGTCCGGACTATCCCAATCCAGAGCACCGCTGA
- a CDS encoding ABC transporter permease has translation MTAPPDDCLARNEWLCGAYLSSRREILWDAVVQHLQLTVVSVLIGLVLAVPLALAARHRRWAAGPVLGVTTILYTVPSLAMFSLLLPVYGLSASLVVAGLVLYSLTLLVRNILAGLRAVPEETRQAARGMGYGPLRLLLAVELPLALPAAMAGLRIATVSAISLVTVGAIVGYGGLGNLIYSGMNTYFKAQVLTASVLCVVIAVAADLLLLLAQRLLTPWTRRQS, from the coding sequence GTGACCGCGCCCCCGGACGACTGCCTCGCGCGCAACGAGTGGCTCTGCGGGGCCTATCTCTCCAGCCGTCGCGAGATTCTCTGGGACGCCGTCGTGCAGCACCTCCAGCTCACCGTGGTCTCCGTGCTCATCGGACTGGTCCTCGCCGTTCCGCTCGCCCTCGCGGCACGGCACCGGCGCTGGGCGGCGGGCCCCGTGCTCGGTGTGACGACCATCCTCTACACCGTGCCGTCGCTCGCCATGTTCTCGCTGCTGCTTCCGGTGTACGGACTCTCCGCCTCGCTCGTCGTCGCCGGGCTCGTGCTGTACTCGCTCACCCTCCTCGTACGGAACATCCTCGCCGGGCTGCGCGCCGTGCCGGAGGAGACCCGGCAGGCCGCGCGCGGCATGGGATACGGACCCCTGCGGCTGCTGCTCGCCGTGGAGCTGCCCCTCGCGCTGCCCGCGGCCATGGCCGGACTGCGGATCGCGACCGTCTCCGCCATCTCCCTGGTCACGGTCGGCGCGATCGTCGGCTACGGCGGACTCGGCAACCTCATCTACTCCGGGATGAACACCTACTTCAAGGCCCAGGTGCTCACCGCCTCCGTCCTCTGCGTCGTGATCGCCGTCGCCGCCGACCTGCTGCTCCTGCTCGCGCAGCGACTGCTGACCCCGTGGACCAGGAGGCAGTCGTGA
- a CDS encoding ABC transporter permease, with amino-acid sequence MNTLADAWSWLTTSANWSGDGGIWNRLGQHLFLTVVCLLISCLTALPVALVLGHLGRGGALAVNISNIGRAVPTFAVLVLLLLTPIGGHGEWPTIIALVLFAVPPLLTNAYVGMREVDRDVVRAARGMGMTGRQLMLGVEMPLALPLILTGVRIAAVQLVATATLAALAGGGGLGRIITAGFNLASTAQVVAGAVLVAVFALAVEGLFEAGRLLVPGRLRGGESK; translated from the coding sequence GTGAACACCCTCGCCGACGCCTGGTCCTGGCTCACCACCTCCGCCAACTGGTCCGGTGACGGCGGCATCTGGAACCGGCTGGGCCAGCACCTGTTCCTCACCGTCGTCTGCCTGCTGATCAGCTGCCTGACCGCGCTGCCCGTCGCCCTGGTCCTCGGCCATCTCGGCAGGGGCGGCGCACTCGCCGTCAACATCTCCAACATCGGCCGGGCCGTACCCACCTTCGCCGTGCTGGTGCTGCTGCTCCTCACCCCGATCGGCGGGCACGGCGAGTGGCCGACCATCATCGCCCTCGTGCTCTTCGCCGTACCGCCGCTGCTCACCAACGCCTACGTCGGCATGCGGGAGGTCGACCGCGACGTCGTGCGCGCGGCCAGAGGAATGGGCATGACGGGCCGACAGCTGATGCTGGGCGTCGAGATGCCGCTCGCCCTCCCGCTGATCCTCACCGGCGTGCGGATCGCCGCCGTCCAGCTCGTCGCGACCGCCACCCTCGCGGCACTGGCAGGCGGCGGGGGACTGGGCCGCATCATCACGGCGGGCTTCAACCTCGCCTCCACCGCCCAGGTGGTCGCCGGGGCGGTGCTCGTCGCGGTCTTCGCACTGGCCGTCGAAGGGCTCTTCGAAGCGGGCCGGCTGCTCGTCCCGGGCCGGCTCCGCGGCGGAGAATCCAAATGA
- a CDS encoding ABC transporter substrate-binding protein, which translates to MRPAAAVPVLLVLLSAAACTTGPSLEKQGEVTAPPGDSRHLTIGSAGFTESDLLAQMYALLLNRAGYSTKIISVTNREIYEPALESGQIDVVPEYAATFADWLNAKKNGADAAPVGSPDLADTMKALRALAEPRGLTVLDPGRAVDQNAFAVAAPYATEHHLKTLSDLGRSGLPVRLAAGDECVQRPYCAPGLKKTYGIRIAAVDPKGVGTTQAKQAVQNGQDQMVLTTTTDATLDGFGLVLLADDKHLQNADYLVPVVNRSRAGSEGVRTALGRLNTALTTADLARLNEQVDSWRRLPEDVARTYLVSKNLIPRG; encoded by the coding sequence ATGAGGCCGGCAGCCGCCGTCCCCGTGCTGCTGGTGCTGCTCTCGGCGGCCGCCTGCACCACCGGCCCCTCGCTGGAGAAGCAGGGCGAGGTCACCGCACCGCCGGGCGACAGCAGACACCTCACCATCGGCTCCGCGGGCTTCACCGAGAGCGATCTGCTCGCCCAGATGTACGCCCTGCTGCTGAACCGGGCCGGCTACTCCACGAAGATCATCTCCGTCACCAACCGGGAGATCTACGAACCGGCGCTGGAGAGCGGCCAGATCGACGTCGTGCCGGAGTACGCCGCCACCTTCGCCGACTGGCTGAACGCCAAGAAGAACGGAGCCGACGCGGCCCCGGTCGGTTCGCCCGACCTCGCCGACACCATGAAGGCCCTGCGCGCCCTCGCCGAGCCCCGTGGCCTCACCGTCCTCGACCCCGGGCGCGCCGTCGACCAGAACGCCTTCGCGGTCGCTGCCCCGTATGCGACCGAGCACCACCTCAAGACCCTCAGCGACCTGGGAAGGTCCGGGCTGCCCGTACGTCTGGCCGCCGGTGACGAATGCGTGCAGCGCCCCTACTGCGCACCCGGGCTGAAGAAGACGTACGGCATCCGCATCGCCGCCGTGGACCCCAAGGGCGTCGGCACCACCCAGGCCAAACAGGCCGTCCAGAACGGTCAGGACCAGATGGTCCTGACCACCACGACCGACGCCACGCTCGACGGCTTCGGCCTCGTCCTGCTCGCCGACGACAAGCATCTCCAGAACGCCGACTACCTCGTCCCGGTCGTCAACCGGTCCCGGGCGGGCAGCGAAGGCGTACGCACGGCGCTGGGCAGGCTGAACACCGCACTGACGACCGCCGACCTGGCCCGGCTCAACGAGCAGGTCGACAGCTGGCGGCGGCTGCCCGAGGACGTGGCACGCACCTATCTGGTGTCCAAGAACCTCATCCCGCGCGGCTGA
- a CDS encoding acetylxylan esterase, translated as MSLFDLPLDQLRDYRSGSVEPEDFDAFWSKTLDEARSHDLDARFELRTGTGLSTVDVYDVTFAGFGGHPVKGWFVLPAGTTDPLPVVVEFIGYGGGRGLAHTHLLWASAGFAHFVMDTRGQGSGWLVGDTPDPVGSAPAYPGFMTRGIEDQESYYYRRVFTDAVRAVEAARSHLLTDAARTAAIGESQGGGITLAVGGLIPDLVAIAPDVPFLCDFPRALTVTDRTPYREVGNYLKTHRGRAEQARATLSYFDGVHFAARGRAPALFSTALEDMTCPPSTVFAAFNAYAHQDKTIEVYDFNDHEGGGPFQEAVQLGWLPGRLTA; from the coding sequence ATGTCCCTGTTCGATCTGCCGCTCGACCAGCTGCGTGACTACCGCAGCGGATCGGTGGAGCCGGAGGACTTCGACGCGTTCTGGTCGAAGACGCTCGACGAGGCCCGGTCCCACGACCTCGACGCCCGTTTCGAGCTGCGCACCGGCACGGGGCTGAGCACCGTCGACGTGTACGACGTGACGTTCGCGGGCTTCGGCGGTCACCCGGTCAAGGGCTGGTTCGTCCTCCCGGCGGGCACCACGGACCCGCTGCCGGTGGTCGTCGAGTTCATCGGCTACGGCGGTGGGCGGGGCCTGGCACACACCCACCTGCTCTGGGCGTCGGCCGGTTTCGCCCACTTCGTGATGGACACCCGCGGCCAGGGCAGCGGCTGGCTCGTCGGCGACACCCCGGACCCGGTGGGCAGCGCCCCCGCGTACCCCGGCTTCATGACCCGTGGCATCGAGGACCAGGAGTCGTACTACTACCGGCGCGTGTTCACCGACGCGGTGCGTGCGGTGGAGGCGGCGCGCTCGCACCTGCTGACCGACGCGGCGCGCACCGCGGCCATCGGCGAGAGCCAGGGCGGTGGCATCACGCTCGCCGTGGGCGGGCTGATACCCGACCTCGTGGCGATCGCGCCGGACGTCCCGTTCCTGTGCGACTTCCCCCGCGCCCTCACCGTCACCGACCGGACCCCGTACCGCGAGGTGGGCAACTACCTCAAGACGCACCGCGGCCGGGCCGAGCAGGCGCGGGCCACGCTGTCCTACTTCGACGGAGTGCACTTCGCCGCACGCGGGCGCGCGCCGGCGCTGTTCTCGACCGCCCTGGAGGACATGACCTGCCCGCCCTCGACCGTCTTCGCCGCCTTCAATGCCTACGCCCACCAGGACAAGACCATCGAGGTGTACGACTTCAATGATCACGAGGGCGGCGGGCCGTTCCAGGAGGCCGTGCAGCTGGGCTGGCTCCCGGGAAGGCTGACGGCCTGA
- a CDS encoding LacI family DNA-binding transcriptional regulator gives MVEEPRKRARPGRSPAPAGRTARPRQAEVARLAGVSQATVSLVLADKRQGPAISEETRQKVLEAARSLGYVPDPAARRLAAARNSLLGVFSFTATFPTDVQHSYYPFLVGVEREAAERGYDLVLFTGSSTGGAGAAGPDALSRVRLADGCLFLGRHAPVQELGRLVADGFPVVHLGRRDQPEGLHWVGADYVSAAREVVGHLAALGHRRMVLIREDDEAPASTDREQGFLEGLETIGPTGGPEAVFRSADPERDLTPERLRSWLADGVTAFVAEETDTGAAWRALRRAVADAGIDCPRDVSLALLGSPPADLADDPDPTGFDIPRTRLGAAAVRMLAALVAGEEATEPLVACTFRPGATSGPPPAAEDH, from the coding sequence ATGGTGGAGGAACCCAGGAAGCGGGCCAGGCCCGGCCGTTCACCCGCACCGGCAGGCCGCACGGCCCGCCCGCGACAGGCGGAGGTCGCACGGCTCGCCGGGGTCTCGCAGGCCACGGTCTCGTTGGTGCTCGCGGACAAGAGGCAGGGCCCCGCGATCTCGGAGGAGACCCGGCAGAAGGTCCTGGAGGCGGCCCGCAGCCTCGGTTACGTGCCCGACCCGGCGGCCCGCAGGCTCGCGGCGGCGCGCAACAGCCTGTTGGGCGTGTTCAGCTTCACCGCGACGTTCCCGACCGATGTGCAGCACTCGTACTACCCGTTCCTGGTGGGCGTGGAACGCGAGGCCGCGGAGCGCGGTTACGACCTGGTGCTGTTCACGGGGTCGAGCACCGGCGGTGCGGGGGCCGCCGGACCCGACGCGCTGAGCCGGGTCCGCCTCGCCGACGGCTGTCTGTTCCTCGGCCGCCACGCACCGGTCCAGGAGCTGGGCCGGCTGGTCGCCGACGGCTTCCCGGTCGTCCACCTCGGCCGCCGGGACCAGCCGGAGGGCCTGCACTGGGTCGGCGCCGACTACGTGAGCGCCGCCCGCGAAGTCGTCGGCCACCTGGCCGCGCTCGGGCACCGGAGGATGGTGCTGATCCGCGAGGACGACGAAGCACCCGCCTCCACCGACCGTGAACAGGGCTTCCTCGAGGGGCTGGAGACCATCGGCCCGACCGGCGGCCCCGAGGCCGTCTTCCGTTCCGCGGACCCGGAACGAGACCTCACCCCCGAGCGGCTGCGGAGCTGGCTCGCCGACGGCGTCACCGCGTTCGTCGCCGAGGAGACCGACACCGGAGCCGCCTGGCGCGCCCTGCGCCGCGCGGTCGCCGATGCCGGGATCGACTGCCCGCGCGACGTCTCGCTGGCGCTGCTCGGCAGTCCCCCCGCCGACCTCGCGGACGACCCCGACCCCACCGGTTTCGACATCCCCCGCACCCGGCTCGGCGCGGCCGCCGTGCGCATGCTCGCCGCGCTGGTCGCGGGGGAGGAGGCCACCGAACCCCTGGTCGCCTGCACCTTCCGGCCCGGCGCCACATCGGGCCCGCCACCCGCCGCCGAAGACCACTGA